TGGGAGTGGGACATAGCCCTAAATTCCAAACTTCTAGACCAGCAGCGGTTAAGCCAGCAGAGAGCGCCATGGCTAACATATCACTGGAATTTCTGGAATCTTGGCCCAAAATGATTGGGCCTGAGGTAGTCGTCTGAGATTGCAATACACGACCCGCCCAAAACCCCACTTGTAGCGCTAGAGGGGCACTCAGCAAATCGCCTGCATGGCCTCGAATCCCATCAGTACCAAACAGAGGAGTGGCTGGTAAGTTCAGGTGCAGCGATTGTTCTGAAATTGAGGGCTTAGAAGGGGCAGACTGTACGGTTGAAATCGAAATCGAAGCTAAGCTAGGACGTTGCGTCCGGGCAGGGGATGTGACCATAAATTGAAGCACTCCACTCACAACACACTCACAGTGGAGAATAGCACTTTCCCCTGTAGGCTGCTCTACTGCCTAAGAGGATAAAGTGCACAGTCCAGCTATGAATTTGCAGGATTTTTAAAGTATCCGGTTTATAAGTTTAAGTAACGCGCTGCCCGGTGCGTTTCCGGAGAAAAATACTTTTTAGTCAAACAGTAGAGCTTGAACCTTACTGCCACCCTAGATAGGGTAATCGACCGCTTTGTGGAATTCGTTGTATTAGCCCTTAATCTTGTGGCAAACAGCAGCTTAAACGCCTACCTGGTCTAGTAAAATCTGCATCTGATCCCAAGTCAGTCCTTGCTCTAAGTAAACCGGAGATTGCGGAGTATAAGGGCTTTTCAGGCGATCGATCGCAATCACTTTAGCTCCCTGTGGCAAGATCGGCACTTCGGGATCAAACGCGGTAGGGCGCATGAGAGAACTAGAGAAACCCTTAAAAATCGTAATTTCGTCTGGTTCTCCCTCAATCTCAGCCTGTACGATCAAAACTTCTTGAGGGCGCTTGATGGTGTACTGCTCTAAACGGTGTCCAATTGAATTCATGACTGCCTCTGCTACGAAAATGTCATTTTCCTAAGATTGGGAGAGTTTCTAAGACTAAGCTAAAAAACTCCCCTGAAAGCCATCATAGGAACACCAACATTTTCTGATGCAGTGAGCCTGATGAATTAACGATCGACTGAACCCATAATGATGTCGATGCTGCCCAAAAGGTGAACCTATGGGATATTACTGAACTCTGACTTGAACTAGCCACCTGAAAAGTCACAAAAAAATGGAGCAGGTTTTTCACCCACCCCATGCGATCGCTGGATTACAGCGTAGAAACTAATGAGTAGCTAAAAAGTTAGCGATCGACTGAACCCATAATGATGTCGATGCTACCGAGAATTGCCACAATATCCGCAACCTTTACGCCACGGACAATATGCGGCAGGATTTGCAGGTTGTTGAAGTCAGCAGCCCGGATCTTCCAACGCCAAGGGAAGACAGTATCATCCCCGACAATGTAGATACCAAGTTCTCCTTTGCCACTTTCTACTCGGACATAGTGTTCACCACTGGGGATCTTGAAGGTGGGAGCAATCTTCTTACCAATAAATTGGTAGTCAAACTCATTCCATTCTGACTTCGGACCCGCAGACATCCGCTTGGCTTCTAGGTTCTCGTAAGGGCCACCTGGTAATCCCGCGATCGCCTGACGAATAATCTTGACCGATTCGCGCATCTCACGGATTCGCACGACGTAACGGGCAAAGCAATCGCCTGCGGTTTCCCACTGCACGTCCCAGTCAAAGTCGTCGTAGCACTCGTAATGATCGACCTTACGCAAATCCCACTTCACACCAGAAGCCCGCAACATCGGGCCAGAGAGACCCCAGTTAATTGCTTCTTGGCGGCTAATGGTGCCTAGCCCTTCAACCCGACGGCGGAAAATGGGGTTGTCAGTGATCAGACGCTCGTACTCATCCACTTTGGGCAGGAAGTAATCGCAGAAGTCTTCGCATTTGTCTACCCAACCGTAGGGCAAGTCAGCGGCGACTCCCCCAATGCGGAAGTAGTTGTTGTTGACCATGCGGTAGCCAGTTGCAGCTTCCCACAGGTCATAAATCAGTTCCCGTTCACGGAAGATATAGAAGAAGGGAGTTTGTGCACCCACGTCAGCCAGGAATGGGCCAAGCCACAGCAAGTGGTTAGCAATGCGGTTCAGCTCCAGCATGATCACGCGGATGTAGCTGGCTCGCTTGGGCACAGGAATATCTGCCAGCTTTTCGGGTGCATTCACCGTCACTGCTTCGTTAAACATCCCCGCTGCATAATCCCAACGGCTCACGTAAGGAACATACATGATGTTGGTGCGATTCTCAGCAATTTTTTCCATGCCACGGTGCAAGTAGCCAATCACTGGCTCGCAGTCCACCACATCTTCCCCGTCCAGGGTAACAACCAACCTCAACACACCATGCATGGATGGATGGTGAGGCCCCATGTTCAAAACCATGGGTTCTGTGCGGGTTTCAATTTTTGCCATCGGTGAGCAGTCTCCCCTTTACGTCGTTTCGGCAACCGCACCTATCAGTGGTCAGTGGTTAGTGGCAAGTTGAAACGATCCATCTCGGAATCGTAGCCAGAACTCATCACTAAGGGTGGCGGATGGGCACGGTCTGGTATGCACTAAATTTATTGCATTTTCTTAATTAATTATAGAGAGTCGCGGTTCCCAAAGGTGGCTGTACATGAGCCAGCGCTAGATTGATTTTGCGAACTACAGCTATCGACAAGAATTGATGGTCTAGGCGATCGCCCATCCACAAACCTTCAAATACGCCTAGAAAAGCGATCGCCCGCATATAGAACCCATTTGAGATCTCAAGGCGAGGCTGCAAGGCGCTTGAGCATTAGCCTGCCAAAGCAGAGATTGAGCTTCATGATGGCATGAGATAAAGTTCTCTCAAAGTTTTTTACTAAGCTTTTACAACGCTCCATCCAAGCATTTGAGCGTTGTTTCGCTCACTCCTGCGGCTCGCCACTGTTTGTAGAGCCAAAGGGGTTCAAGAATTGCCCATTCTTCATCTGTAAGACTGCTGGACTCAGGAATAGTTGCTGGGTTAGAGAGCTGCCAGCACCTTAATTCAAACCCGTAAAGTGTCAGATGGGTTCTATACAGTTTCGGCCCTGCTTTACCAGTTGATCATGCGATAGGAAAGACCATAAAACTGCTGACCCACCATCCGCTCAATCTTTTGGCGGTCTTTCTCCGTAGCATGCCCAATCTCAAGCATTGCCTTTCCCGGACAGCGCTCAATATCTTGAACCATGACCTGAACGTGTCCAGGATGAACACTCTCAATTTTCCTAACCATACTTGCCTGTTCGTTCAGAACCTGCTGAATCTTAGACCTTTCTGTAAGGCTGCTACAAGGCTTCAAGATGGCCTCTACCCAGGTGCAACCGGAGAGACTTCCCATTACCAGTACAAACCCAACCCAGAAAAACCGACTCCGCATCATCGTTCACCCTAGAACTGTTGTAGCAATCAGGAGAACTACTGTTGCTTTGCTTCCTAATAGCTCATTAAGTGTAGCCTTTCACTTCACAAAATGTGCGAGCCATTTCGTATTAACTGACACAACAGAACTATAACCTCTTGCCTGGTAATTGCTCAGCTAAAATACGGCTTACCATCTCTTTATGTTTTACAGGAATGGCTAAGCTCGTAAAGTTTGGCAATAGAGGAAAGCGTGGTTTAAATCGGATCGTCAACACATTTGATTTATCTGTTTCCCAAGTATACGAATTTATTCTTTGCCATCTCATGAGCGAATACATGTAACAAATACCGTTCTCTCTAAACTCAAGTTTGTTTAAGCCTAGAGCCAAACAAAAGCTAACAATCGACCACCAATATACGAGTCTAGAGAGCGCTTCCAGGCTAACATATTCCGGAGTTTCATTTAGAGCTGGCCTCAAAAATAACCATGTCACAAAAACTAAAAATGCAACCTCAATCAAGCCAAGCCAGAATAGAAATTTGCTCTGTGGACTTCTTCCGGCATCTGCCAGTAAAAAACCAGCTTTTTGCTTTCTAAAAAACCAGCTAATCCACCATGCACTAATCGCAACAGCGTATAAGATGTGGAAGGTTACCCAACCATAACTTCCAAGCAGTTGAACTACATAGATAAGGGCGAATCCAGGCAGAAGGAAAAATAAAAACAAAGTAATTGCATCGCGGGAATTTCTACGGGCGGCTTCGCGTCCTAGCATTTGTTCTTCTGTCAGATAGCCAGACCAGAATGAACCAGCTATCAGAACTACAAAAAAGATTGATAACGCCCAAAACCACCCCATAGCATTTCGCTCAGCTCAAGAAATTTTGGCATAACTCCACATAGCAATAATAAGAGATTGCCGAAATTGATAACCCGACGACCCTGACCTTGAAACTCCCTACCAAAACGTCTTCTACTTAACCAAAACGGTTGCAAGGTCTAGAAACCAAAGCCTAAAGCCAGCCCTTAACCGTAGAGGAAGCTTGGGATCGAGCCACATTAACTTTAGAAGTCTGAGGCTCAGCCGCCGCAATTCCTCTGTTACAAGCAGTGCTGTCAATGGACACTGGGTATGTCGCAGCGCATTACACTCTGGGACAAGCGTTGTTGGAGCAGCAAGATGCCAGCGGAATTGAACACATCGAAAAGGCGATCGCGGCTCGGTTTGACTGGGCCTCATCGGGATACGAACTGATTTTGAATTTTTTGTCTCAGCAAGGGCAAGCGGAGCAAGCTCAGATTTATCAGAAACGGGCGGAACAGCACTACGAGACCCTGATGTTGGCGAGACGAGAGCGTTCTTCCGTACAAGCCAGCGACGAATTTCAAGCCCATGATTACTCAGCAGAGACAATTCAATCTCTGGTAACGCAGTTAGCTCGGTATGATCAATTGAAAGAGGCATACTTGGTGCGGAAAGTGGTGCAATACTTTCCGGAAGACGCTTTCTATGTACTAGCGGTGAGACGCCAGTTTAAAGTTTGGGAGACAAGCACCGAGCTAGCCGATCAAAAATTCATGGATCAGCTTGCCAACGGTCTGGAATTTCCGGGGCGAACCTACATCACACTGCTGAACAACACCACCAAAATTTAGAAAAGAAATTACACCAAGTAGCGCCCACAGCGATTTATCAACGACGATAAGGAATCGGCATGACCACGGACTCCCAAGAACTACTCAACTCTGACACACCCGCTTTCGTCCATGTCTCAGTGTTGAGCCGAGAGTTAATCGCAGGCTTGGAAGTCCGGGCGGGCGGCCAGTATTTAGATGTGACGGTGGGTGGCGGTGGGCACAGCCGTTTAATTCTAGAAGCTGCGTCAGATGTCCGAGTCACAGCCTTGGATCAAGACGAACAAGCGATCGCCGCCGCGCAAGCAAATTTGGCTGAGTTTGGCGATCGCGTCCAGTTCTGCCACCGCAACTTCGCTACTTACGACCCTGGAAGCCTACGATTTGATGGCATCATTGCCGATTTAGGCGTGAGTTCAGCCCAGTTTGATATTCCCGACCGGGGGTTCAGCTTTCGTCACGAGGCCAACCTCGATATGCGGATGGATCAACGCCAAGACCTCACCGCCGCAGAGGTGATTAACTTCTGGGATGAAGTTGAACTGGCAAATATCTTCTATAACTATGGCGAAGAACGGCTCTCGCGCCGGATTGCCCGCAATATTGTAGAGAAACGCCCCTTCCAAACCACCACAGAATTGGCAGAAGCGATCGCTCGTTGTGTCCCTCGTTCGTACCGCTATGGCCGCATTCACCCCGCAACCAGAGTGTTTCAAGCGTTGCGGATCGTGGTGAACCAAGAACTCAAGGTTTTAGAAACGTTCCTTGACACGGCACCAGGTTGGTTAAAACTAGGTGGCAGAATTGGCGTGATCAGTTTTCATAGCTTAGAAGATCGACTGGTGAAGCACAGGCTGAGAGATTCACCGTTGCTCAAAATATTGACCAAAAAGCCAATTTTGCCCCAAGCCGACGAACTTGAGAGTAATCCGCGATCGCGCTCAGCCAAGTTGCGATTGGCCGAACGGCAACCAGACTAACTCATCAATTAGGACGATCCAGCCTGAGCAGTTTTCTCTCTAAAAAGGTCATTGAGCGAGTTTTTCAGACAAGGTACTGTAAGGAAAACCTCTACCCACCTGACCAAAAGAATAACGGGTCGTGACGACAGCCCTCGATAGCTAGCCTGCAATCACTCACTGCTTAACTATGCAAGCACAAGATCCGTTAACCTTTCCACTCACGCTAGAGGCTGCGATCGATCGGCGTCCTTTAACCGTGCCCCCTGACACCTCAGTGGTAGAGGCGATCGCCATGATGAGCAAAGCCCAAAGCAGCTGCGTACTGCCAGCATTGGAGCTATCGCGCAACACTGTTTTAATGGGCGAAGCCCGCGCCAGTGCCATTTTGGTGGTCGAGGGCTCACAGTTACTCGGCGTGTTTTCTGAGCGAGAGGCTATCCAGGCGATCGCCTCAAGTCGAAACTTAGCAGAGGTCAAAATTTCTGAGGTGATGCAGCAGCCTGCGATCGCTCTGACTCAGACTGAGCATCAAGATGTTTTTACTGCCCTAACACTCCTACGGCAACATCAAATTCAGCATCTACCCGTCGTAGACTCGCAAGGTCAATGGGTTGGGCTAGTCACACCTGCCAGTATTCGGAATGTATTACAGCTAGATGAATTGCTAAAATCTAAGCCGCTAGGAGAGCTGGCAGCGCCTCCGGTCGTTCAGGCCCCTGCGAGCACGACATTGCTAGAGTTAGCCCATCTCATGGGTGAGCAGCGAGTTGATTATGTGGTCTTGACAGCAGAAACTCCTAATCCTGGCATACAGGCACCCGTAGGCATCATTCTAGAACGGCATATTATCCAGCTTTGGGCGCTAGAACTAGATTTAATCCAGATACCAACTCAGGCGGTCATGAGCGCATCCCTACCCTGCTTTCCTGCCTCGGAGTCTGTGTTGTTAGCCTATTGGGAAATGCAACAACAGCGGGTGCAACGGCTGGGCATATCTGATGAAGCTGGAGCATTATTGAGCATTATTTCTCCGACCAGCTTCTTATACAGCTTAGATCTCGATGAAATACGCAGCGCTGTAGAACAGCTCCAGCAATCGATTGAGCACTTTGAAGTTGAAAAAAACCAACGAACCCAAAATTGTCATACTGACCTAGAAACACAGCTCTTAGAAAACCCAGCCGAGTTACTAGAACAGTTACAGTGCAGCCAAATCCTGACGGCGATGGCGCTCCATATTCGAGAGTCTCTTAACTTAAATGAAATTCTTCAGACTGCCGTTAATGAAGTTCGACGCTTTTTGCAGACGGATCGAGTGATTATGTACCGGTTCAATCCAGACTACAGCGGCACAGTCATCGTCGAATCGGTGGCAGAGGGTTGGAGACCTGCCGTTAACAGCAGCATTCAAGATACCTGCTTTGGTCAAAATTATGCCCAAGCCTACAAAAGAGGCCGAATTCAAGTCACAGAGGACATCTACACAGCGGGTTTAACTCAATGCCATATCGATATTTTAGTTCTGTATGACATCCGCGCTAGCCTCGTGGTACCGATCCTACAAGGTGAGCATTTGTGGGGGTTGTTGTGTGCCTATCATTGCGTCGGACCCAGGCGCTGGCGGCAGTTTGAAGTTGAGTTACTCAAGCAACTAGCGACCCATATGGCGATCGCCATCCAACAATCTGAGCTTTATCACCAAGTCCAGAATGAACTTGCTGAGCGCAAGCGAGCAGAGGAGCAGCTAAAGCTATCCTTGAAAGAAAAAGAGGTGCTACTGAAAGAAATTCACCATCGAGTCAAAAACAATTTGCAAGTCATCTCTAGTGTCTTGAGACTGCAATCTGATTATGTAAAAGACGACAAAATCTTGGCTTTGTTCAACGATAGCCAAAACCGCATTCGCTCAATGGCGCTTATCCACGAAAAGCTTTACCAGTCCAGCAACTTATTAAAAATAAATTTCGATGAATACATTCATGATCTAACAGATAATTTAATTCGTTCCTACGTCGCCTTTGCCTCAAGTGTCACCTTAAGCACTAATGCTGTAGGAGTTTGGCTAAATATTGATACTGCAATTCCTTGCGGCCTAATTATTAATGAATTAGTTTCAAATTCTCTAAAACATGCTTTTTCAGGCTCAAATCAAGAGAATGAAATTCGGATTAGTATTACCTCAAATGAGGACAATCAATTTACTTTAACTGTTCGAGATAATGGCATTGGCTTTCCAGAAGATATTGATTTCCGCAATACCGAATCATTGGGTTTAGAGCTAGTTTGCATTTTTACAGAACAGTTAGACGGCACGATTGAGCTCGACCGAAGCAATAGTACCGCTTTTATCATTACATTTTCAGAAATAGGCAATATTGGAAGGATCGAGAAAAATGGCCAATGAAAAAATTCTAGTGGTTGAAGACGAAAGAATTGTCGCTAGAGATATTGAGAAAAGACTAAAAAAGTTAGGCTATGTGGTGCCTGTGACGGTTGCTTCTGGCGAAGAAGCGATTAAAAAAACGGCAGAAATTCGACCCGATTTGGTGTTGATGGATATTCAACTCAAAGGTAAGTTAGATGGCATCGAAACCGCAGAACAAATTCGAGCTGATTTTGATATCCCTGTAATTTATCTCACTGCTTATGCAGATGAGGCAACTTTGCAGCGGGCCAAAGCCACAGAGCCATTTGGTTATATTCTCAAACCGTTTGATGCTAGAGATTTACACGTTGCGATTGAAGTTGCTTTACGGAGACGTTTGTCCGAGGAAGCAATTCGGGTGGCATTGGAAAAAGAGAAAGAACTGAGTGAACTCAAATCTCGCTTTTGGTCGATGGCGGCACATGAGTTTCGCAATCCGATGACTTCTATCTTGTCTGCGGCACAACTACTTGAACAAGAGAAACATGACCTGCCTGAAGAGCGAAGGCGTGAATACTTATATATGATTCAAAACTCAATTCGAGCGATGGATCAATTACTCGGCGATGTTTTAGCCATTGGCCGAGTCGAGGGAGGCAATCTCAGATTTGATCCAGCCCCCTTAGACCTGGAGGAATTTTGCAGCATTGTTGTAGAAGAAATGCAGTTTAATGCAGGTCTAAAGCATCGAATTATTTTCAACCCGCAGGGTAACTGCGATCAAGCTTGTTTAGACAAAAAACTATTAAGGCATGTTTTAACTAATCTTCTTTCAAATGCAATTAAATACTCGCCTGAGGGTAATGATATTAATTTTGAGCTAATTTGTTCTGATAATACAGTAATTTTTCAAGTTAAAGATACAGGAATTGGCATTCCAGCAGAAGCGAAAAATTATCTTTTTGAGCCGTTTCAGCGAGCTGACAATGTGGGTAATATTCCTGGTACAGGTTTAGGGCTCACTATGGTTAAAAGATGCTTAGACTTACATGGTGGTCAAATTTTCGTAGAAAGTGATACTGACCGAGGGACAATAGTCACGGTGCAATTACACCTAAACAACCATGTGGTATCTCGTCAAAGTTAGGAGATTTAGCGGGGTGAGTCTAGGTGACGGGGTAATTCCACCCGAAAAGTTGAGCCCTGGCCCAATGTGCTTTCAACGGTAATAGAACCATCCATCATCTGCACCAACCAATCTGTAATAGCCAGCCCTAAACCTGTGCCACCATGTTTACGAGTGGTAGTTTGATCTACCTGGCGAAACTCT
The genomic region above belongs to Trichocoleus desertorum ATA4-8-CV12 and contains:
- a CDS encoding NAD(P)H-quinone oxidoreductase subunit H, which translates into the protein MAKIETRTEPMVLNMGPHHPSMHGVLRLVVTLDGEDVVDCEPVIGYLHRGMEKIAENRTNIMYVPYVSRWDYAAGMFNEAVTVNAPEKLADIPVPKRASYIRVIMLELNRIANHLLWLGPFLADVGAQTPFFYIFRERELIYDLWEAATGYRMVNNNYFRIGGVAADLPYGWVDKCEDFCDYFLPKVDEYERLITDNPIFRRRVEGLGTISRQEAINWGLSGPMLRASGVKWDLRKVDHYECYDDFDWDVQWETAGDCFARYVVRIREMRESVKIIRQAIAGLPGGPYENLEAKRMSAGPKSEWNEFDYQFIGKKIAPTFKIPSGEHYVRVESGKGELGIYIVGDDTVFPWRWKIRAADFNNLQILPHIVRGVKVADIVAILGSIDIIMGSVDR
- the rsmH gene encoding 16S rRNA (cytosine(1402)-N(4))-methyltransferase RsmH, with the translated sequence MTTDSQELLNSDTPAFVHVSVLSRELIAGLEVRAGGQYLDVTVGGGGHSRLILEAASDVRVTALDQDEQAIAAAQANLAEFGDRVQFCHRNFATYDPGSLRFDGIIADLGVSSAQFDIPDRGFSFRHEANLDMRMDQRQDLTAAEVINFWDEVELANIFYNYGEERLSRRIARNIVEKRPFQTTTELAEAIARCVPRSYRYGRIHPATRVFQALRIVVNQELKVLETFLDTAPGWLKLGGRIGVISFHSLEDRLVKHRLRDSPLLKILTKKPILPQADELESNPRSRSAKLRLAERQPD
- a CDS encoding GAF domain-containing protein, which translates into the protein MQAQDPLTFPLTLEAAIDRRPLTVPPDTSVVEAIAMMSKAQSSCVLPALELSRNTVLMGEARASAILVVEGSQLLGVFSEREAIQAIASSRNLAEVKISEVMQQPAIALTQTEHQDVFTALTLLRQHQIQHLPVVDSQGQWVGLVTPASIRNVLQLDELLKSKPLGELAAPPVVQAPASTTLLELAHLMGEQRVDYVVLTAETPNPGIQAPVGIILERHIIQLWALELDLIQIPTQAVMSASLPCFPASESVLLAYWEMQQQRVQRLGISDEAGALLSIISPTSFLYSLDLDEIRSAVEQLQQSIEHFEVEKNQRTQNCHTDLETQLLENPAELLEQLQCSQILTAMALHIRESLNLNEILQTAVNEVRRFLQTDRVIMYRFNPDYSGTVIVESVAEGWRPAVNSSIQDTCFGQNYAQAYKRGRIQVTEDIYTAGLTQCHIDILVLYDIRASLVVPILQGEHLWGLLCAYHCVGPRRWRQFEVELLKQLATHMAIAIQQSELYHQVQNELAERKRAEEQLKLSLKEKEVLLKEIHHRVKNNLQVISSVLRLQSDYVKDDKILALFNDSQNRIRSMALIHEKLYQSSNLLKINFDEYIHDLTDNLIRSYVAFASSVTLSTNAVGVWLNIDTAIPCGLIINELVSNSLKHAFSGSNQENEIRISITSNEDNQFTLTVRDNGIGFPEDIDFRNTESLGLELVCIFTEQLDGTIELDRSNSTAFIITFSEIGNIGRIEKNGQ
- a CDS encoding response regulator, with amino-acid sequence MANEKILVVEDERIVARDIEKRLKKLGYVVPVTVASGEEAIKKTAEIRPDLVLMDIQLKGKLDGIETAEQIRADFDIPVIYLTAYADEATLQRAKATEPFGYILKPFDARDLHVAIEVALRRRLSEEAIRVALEKEKELSELKSRFWSMAAHEFRNPMTSILSAAQLLEQEKHDLPEERRREYLYMIQNSIRAMDQLLGDVLAIGRVEGGNLRFDPAPLDLEEFCSIVVEEMQFNAGLKHRIIFNPQGNCDQACLDKKLLRHVLTNLLSNAIKYSPEGNDINFELICSDNTVIFQVKDTGIGIPAEAKNYLFEPFQRADNVGNIPGTGLGLTMVKRCLDLHGGQIFVESDTDRGTIVTVQLHLNNHVVSRQS